A stretch of DNA from Streptomyces xanthii:
GTAGAAGACGCCCGGGTACGCCATGAACTGCTTGAACGACGTGACGCCCTCGCTGACGAGGAGGTCCATCTCCTTGAGCGTGTCGTCGTTCACGTCGGAGACGATCATGTGGAAGCCGTAGTCGATCGCGCAGTTGCCGTCGGCCTTGGCGTACCAGGCGTCGAGGCCCTCGCGCAGGCTGTGGCCCACGGTCTGGATGGCGAAGTCGACGATGGTGGTGGTGCCGCCCCAGGCGGCGGCGCGGGTCCCCGTCTCGAAGGTGTCGGCGGCGAACGTGCCGCCGAACGGCATCTCCATGTGGGTGTGCCCGTCGACGCCGCCCGGGATGACGTACTTCTGGCTCGCGTCGATGACGCGCGCGTCCGTCCAGGACGCGGCGGTGTCACTGCCGGTGGCCGCGAGGGCGACGACGCGGCCGTCCTCGATCAGGACGTCGGCGTGCATCTCGTCGGCGGCGGTGACGACGAGTCCGCCGCGGACGACGGTACGGACGGCGCTCATGCTCTCCTCCAGGAACGTCGGTGCTCGGGGTGCTACGGGCGGGTCAGCGGCTCGTACGCGTGCGGGGCGCGGTCGCGGTAGAACTGCCAGCGGTCGCGGACCTCGTGCAGCTTGGCGAGGTCGAGGTCGCGGACGACGAGTTCGGGCGCCTTGTCGTCGGCGACCTCGCCGACGAACTGGCCCTCGGGGTCGACGAAGTAGGAGGTGCCGTAGAAGTCGTTGTCGCCGTACTCCTCGACGCCGACGCGGTTGATGGCGCCGACGAAGTACTCGTTGGCGACGGCGGCGGCCGGCTGCTCCAGCTGCCACAGGTAGCGGGACAGGCCGCGGCTGGTGGCGGAGGGGTTGAAGACGATCTGGGCGCCTTCGAGACCGAGGGCGCGCCAGCCCTCGGGGAAGTGCCGGTCGTAGCAGATGTAGACGCCGACCTTGCCGACGGCGGTGTCGAAGACGGGCCAGCCGGAGTTGCCCGGCCGGAAGTAGAACTTCTCCCAGAAGCCCTTGACCTGCGGGAGATGGGTCTTGCGGTACTTGCCGAGGTAGCTGCCGTCGGCGTCGATCACGGCGGCCGTGTTGTAGAGGACGCCGGGCTGCTCCTGTTCGTACATGGGCAGGACGAGGACGATGTGGTGCTCGCGGGCCAGCTCCTGGAAGCGGCGCACGATCGGTCCGTCGGGGATGGCCTCGGCGTAGGCGTAGAAGGCCGGGTCCTGCACCTGGCAGAAGTACGGGCCGTAGAACAGCTCCTGGAAGCAGAGCACTTGGGCGCCCTGGGCGGCCGCGTCACGCACGGCCTGCTCGTGCACCTTGATCATGGATTCCTTGTCGCCGGTCCATGCGGTCTGGAAGATCGCGGCGCGGATCACGGAACTCATCGGGACCTCCTGCGAGGGACGACAGAGGGGAGGGCGGAGGGGAGGGCAGAGGGGACGACAGGTGTGCCAAGGACGATAGGAAGCGCGTCGGCGCCGGCCGAGTCGCACCGTGTCACGTCCGCGGCCCGATGCCGTTGCACCGTGTCACTCCCCCGTCTGCGCGTCGTGCGCGAGCAGCGCGATGTGCACGGACGCCGCCTCCTCGAAGTCGTCGAGGCTGACCCGGAGCAGGGTCTCGATGGCCTCGATGCGGCGGTACAGGGCGGGCCGGCTCATGTGGTGGAGCTGGGCGGTGCGGGACTTGTTGCGGCCGGTCGCGAGGTAGGTGCGCAGGACCGCGAGCAGCGCCTCGCCCTCCTCGGCGTACAGCAGTCCGTCCAGCTCGCGTTCGGCGAAGGACTGGACGCGGGGGTCGTCGCGCAGCATCCGCATCA
This window harbors:
- a CDS encoding nitrilase-related carbon-nitrogen hydrolase produces the protein MSSVIRAAIFQTAWTGDKESMIKVHEQAVRDAAAQGAQVLCFQELFYGPYFCQVQDPAFYAYAEAIPDGPIVRRFQELAREHHIVLVLPMYEQEQPGVLYNTAAVIDADGSYLGKYRKTHLPQVKGFWEKFYFRPGNSGWPVFDTAVGKVGVYICYDRHFPEGWRALGLEGAQIVFNPSATSRGLSRYLWQLEQPAAAVANEYFVGAINRVGVEEYGDNDFYGTSYFVDPEGQFVGEVADDKAPELVVRDLDLAKLHEVRDRWQFYRDRAPHAYEPLTRP